The genomic region ACTCTACCTAATTCTTTCTTGTACCATTTTTGCAAGATGAAGTATCAAAGGGATGCGCTTCTGAAAATAGGGTCTGAGATGATAATTGTGATTCATCAATCATCATGTGTTTAATTAGCTTCATTACGATCATTAGAAAAAGTTTATAAGAACTGAAGAAAAAGTTGGTGACAAAAGCTCATACCAAATGACTTAAAAATTGAAATTTCTTCAATTGCATCCTAGGCAAATGATCATGATTTAGTATATAACCACACTACTGCACTACATATTCTTAACAGTTGTTGTAATGACTCACCTAATGAGCTTCTAAACCTCTAATCCAACACATCTCTTGCTTGTTCAAAGTCAAGAGTCAAACACATTTGTCTCTGCAGTCTGGAATTGCTTCATGACTCAAAATTAGGTTCATGGTAGATTGGTAGAAGTAACATGAAAGCAATGAGCTCATGTTCCTCCAATCTACCATGAACCTAAATTGTACTCGATTCTCTCTTTTCTTCACATATATAAACTACTTAAATTCTAATCCTGTGATCACCATCGATCATTATCACTGGCATCTCCTATTATTGCAATGGCTTTCAGTCTCAGGAGTACTCTCATGTGCTTGCTCTTCCTTGCTCCATTGCTTTGCAGCTTTCACTCATGCTTGGCGTCTCGCCTCTTTCCAGAGCCAAAAGTGTCATCAGCAACAGAATTAGGACTCGACTCTTCCTCACTTTTGCCAACACTCCAAAACCACATGCTGATTCCAAATCCAAACCCAGCATTGCCAACATTCCAAGACCACATGCCTTTTCCAAATCCAAACCCAGCATTTAGTGCATTCCCATTCCCTGGTCTGCCTGCTCTTCCTAAACTTCCTCCAATGCCTCCGATGCCCACATTTCCTTTCATTCCAATTACCATTCCTCCCTATAATCCTTTTCTTCATCCTATACCACCCATACCAGGCTCGGTAAAGCATTCTGCAGACTTGGAGGTTTCAACAAATGAGCCAATCACCACAACCCCATGAAGTAGCCTTTGTTTCGTACAAGCAGTATGGTTAGAGTCTCATTGATGAAGATGTAACCTTATTACAATGATCAAGCGAGTTGCTTGTAGACTTTAAAGTTTTAACAATAAACAGTAGCCATCTTTTCAGCTTTTTCTGTTTTTGTTCTTTAACACAAGTACATAACCTCCGATTCAAAGGCTGCCTAACTTGCGCAAAAATAATATTCAATTAAGATTGTAACAAGTTGATTTGTAACAACACTCAAGTTAGTAGAGAAACAGTGCTGAAAGATTCAAGAATGTAACAACTAGTGCAATATTCATACATAGGGACAAATGGACAACATATAGTAGTAGCAAACTACTCAACTCCATTCAACGACTTGAAGTTACAAACAGAAGAACTACATGCATACTAAACTTGACCACATAACAATGAAACTGATGATAAAGTACACAAAACCAGGTTCATTTTTAACTTGGAAACTTATGCAGGAGGAGGAGAAAAGAAGGGATTAGGAATGCTGAAAGGAGGAAATGGTGGAAAGTTGGGGATTGTTGGGAATGGAGGTAGTGGTGGGAAATTAGGGATCTCAAGTGGAGGTGTAAATGGGATTTGTGGAATAGGAAATGGGGGAGGAAGAAATGGAATATTTCCTGGAATTTGTGGTGTAAATGGTATTTGTGGAATTGGTAATGAGGGTGTAAATGGAAAATTTCCAGGAGTTTGTGGTGTTAATATTTCAGGGATAGGTGGCAGATTCTTCATCTCACCCAAGTCCATCTTCTTACCCTTTGTTGACTGCTCCTCCATCATCACCTTTCCATTTTCAGCAGCTCTTCCATTCTTCTCTTGGGTTGGTTTTGGTGTCTCGGACTGTAACCGACGTGCTTGAACATGAAGAATATCAAAGGCGAAAATCAAACTCAACGTGAAAATGAGACGCAAGTACCCCATTTTGTAAGTAGACAATGTGATGGATAGCTCAAGCACAAGGCTTGAGTAGTTATATAGAGAAAGATATGTATGAAGAAGGCTTGAATAGGTGTTAATGAAAATGGCCGGGAAGCTACTAGAAATGAGAGTGAATGTGCATGGCCTTGATGGTCGTGCTCCATTAACATTAGAGGAGAAGAGGAGTAATTGAGGAGACAAGAAACGCAGAGTTCTAGAGGCTGTGAATAGCATATGCAGTAGGAGAAGGCTTGAAACGAGTGCCATCTCTCTATCTCCATGCATCAGTTGGTGCTATAATTAATTAATGTGTGATGATATTTACTTGCTTACTATATACTAAATGTGAAAGTACATTTATCAGCAATCTGTTGTAATTTTGTTGTTTGATCTCCAATCTGTTGTACTTATATTAGCAAGACATTCACCATCAATTTAAATTAAAAAAAAAACAAGATTTGTCACTTCGTAAAGATTTGAAGATTCCAGTTTAGGCATGTGTATGTTGGAGTGAAGCAGCTTCCAATTTAGGCATGTGTATTAGGTGTTCCATGCGCAGGGTTCTCATCATTTTAATTTAAACTTTGCCAATTTTGTTGATCTGTTGTCAGATTTGATGCGCAATGCTTGAAACGACATTCATTGTAAGCATAGTTCTGTAGGAGATGCGATGTTTACCATACACATAGCCAACTCCTATGTGCATGTCTAGTAAACAGACCCTAAGTCCAACTAAATCAAATCCCATAAATGCTAGGTTCTTTCGCTATCTAGATCATAATAGTGATTGACTAAAAACAGCTAGTACTCCTCATGATTACTAGCAGTTCCATCATGACGCTACTGGTTATTGTTTGCAACAGTAATTCGTCACTTACTGGGAATGTGATGATGCCTGCAGGTGATCACCATTAGCCAGTGCCTGATGGGACAAAGATGTACCAGCACCATTCTTCAAGTATCCGAAAAAACCATGGTGATGATGAAATGGAGCAAAGCCAGCTGCGAAAGAGCCTGCTGCAGCTGCTGCATGGTATTCTGCCGCAGTCATTGCTGCCCTAGTACCACCAGTAGTCTTGATCAAAGTCGACTCGGCCCTCATGGAGCCACGATCACCCTCCATCTCACGGAAGCGGTGGAGGTAGAGAGTGAGAGGCTCGATGTAGTCATCGAACCCCAGCTTGCTCATTGCCCACAAAACGTCTTCGGCAGTAATTGTCTTGCGCTGCTCGCGCTGGCAACGCTTGGCCTCTCCTGTGATGAAGCTGATGTACTCGGAGACACACTCTTGGATTGTTTCCTTGGCGTCTTCTGAGATCTTGGCATGCGGGGGCAGGATCTTGCGCATAATTCTGATCACATTGGCTATCGGCATGAAACGGTCCTGCTCTCGCACGGTGCATTCGTTATCATCAGTAGCACCACCATTGTTTGTGATAGCAGCGTTATTCTTGGTGGAGTAGTTAATCTCAGCCAGCTTCATGTTGATCTCCGATAGTGTCAGCCCTGCAGAAATGGATTTACCTATTAGATTATCTTCCATCATAGGCTAAAAAGCTAAATTTAACCTATAGTTACTCCCACTATAAACCAAACTACAATTCCCAAGCTAAAAAATTTAGCTTGAGCTATTTTGTAAACCAAATTTGGCTTATGAAATTGGTAAGCTAAAACTAATAAGTATTATTTTATTCAAACTTTAGATTTTGTTCTTCTAATTTCACTAGCATCTAAATTGAAAATTCGTTACTAACAAAATTTTATACCATTGTGACGATCTCGACGAGATCTTTCATATGAGCCTCATATCGAATATATTTATATAAAAAAAAAATTCATGATTAATTATTGAATTAAACAAATAAATGAAAAAATGAAAAAAATTGGCTTTATCTAAGGATTTAGCTTATTGTGGGAGTGCTTCTTTAGGCTAAAATATTATTAATTTGGCTAAGAATTTAGTTTATGGTGAAAGAATTTAGTAAGCTAAAAACAGATTTTATAAAATATTCTTATTTTGTAAGCTAAATTTAACTTGAAATTTGACTTACGGCGGAGATGCTCTTATGTTCATGTATGAGTAATTTTGAATGCATTTTGTATATGATTTTTCGTGCAAGTTATGGAACTTGCAACCTCGGGGTTGGCTAGCCAGTAGAAATGAATTGAGTCAAGAATGTATGCATGGTCGACACTTGTTTCTAGTGGGAATGATGCCTGCCACTTGTAAATAGTTTTCTAACACTCATCACCTCCCATTTTCATTTTCCTCCCCACATCCCATCATCATCGATCATCCATCAAAACTTATTATATTCACCGTAACAAAATGTAAAATTACAATTACCATGAAGAATATATGTAGAACAGTTTCTTGAGATTAATTAAGGGATAAATGTAAATCATGTTCGCTTTCGATGGAAATGAAACAAAGATAAGGGGAATCATTCGTATGTGTAGAATTTTTTTTAAAAAAAACAAGCATCCTCAAAGGGATATATATACATCTACATGCAAGAGATCGATCAATATAGACGATAGTTCATGACATATATACGATCACTCATGCAAGAAACAGAGAAACATCAAAACTTCAAAAGTCCTATTAGAAAGTATCGCACTCATAAAATCAAAGCATAAAATATCTATTAACATTACCGGAGCTGGCATTTTGGGTCTTTTGGTAGCCGTGGAAACCTCCCCGTTCCATTCCTCTCTCTCTCTCNNNNNNNNNNNNNNNNNNNNTCTCTCTCTCTCTCTCTCTCTCTCTCTCTCTCTCTCTCTCTCAGTAATAGACTTGATTTGAAACCGAGTTTTTTTTTTTTTTTTTTTTTTCGACAAGAGATTTAAAACAAGTTAGGAGTGAGAAGCTAGTATAACCTTTTCTTTTGTCTAATATCTCTTCAACACTTGTAAGCAGTGAGAAGAAATTGCTTGTTTTCATGCATGCGCGTTTGCCAGTGTCTTAACATTAATTCCCGATCAGACTTGGTATACGAGCAAGTCATTAAATGTTACCATTTTTCATTTACTAAAGTCACTGCATGCTGCTCAAGTCTTTACAGGATGGCAGAAAATCCTCTAAAGTCTCCAAAATCTGAGAAGGATGGTAAACGAGCACGCTTTGCAAGAAAATATGAAGAAATTTGTAGCATTTAGGGGCAGGGCCGCAGGGTAATGAGGAGTGATGGGTGGGAGTAGGAGTGAGAGAGAGTAAACGTTTTTACTACCATTTACCACTGTATCTATACTGTCCACAGACTTCAAGATCTTACATGATCATACATTTACAACAAAATGAATGAAAAAATCGGTTAATCACATCTTGCAAGCAAAAAAACAGCCAACCAAAAACATTTTAAACAAAGCACTTCATCCTCGAGCCTTAGCTGTTAATGGTAGTATTATATGTGATTTTGACAATGACAGACAAAGGAATGTTCACGACATGACCTTGATTTCCAAATAGTCCTATCCTTCCATAGCTAGCAGCAGCGCTGTTGCTCGTAGCATTGAAGAAAACACTCAAGACCTGTGTCTCCCCACTAGCAATGTAAAAATGTGATGGAGACACTTTTAGAGAAACTCCGAAAGGAGCACTCCATCCAACACTATAACTCTCATTTCCAGCAACGTTGATCACAGTTCTTAGAACAGTTCTGGACTGGTTGAGATTTGCTATTGTTATAGACGGTAAATTTAGGTCTCCGGCATTGATGGTAGAGTTATATACCCAACAGCTATGACCAGTGTAATTCAAAACCACAGGAGCTGATCCATTAATGCCACAAAGAAATGACATATAATTGTCATAACCTACAACACCAGAACATGCATTTAGACATGATAAGGTTAAACAAATAAATTCCTACTTAAAATAAGATTCTTTCTGAGATGATGATGATACTATAACTTATGAGAAGAGATTAACTTACTGGAATCAAAAATCAATCCTGGATTTAGTGCTCCTGTAGCATTTACAAAACCACTGCCCATGTCAAATGGCGTTGCTGGAGACTGGTTTTGATCTGGAAAGGCATAAGCACGCTGAGCCATTATTGGCCCACCAGTCTTGTCATATAGAGAAGCCGATGTTGAAAGGGCAGATGCAATGGCTGAAGGACTGAAATTGGGAAACTTCTGCTTAACCAGTGCAGCAAGACCGGCAACATGAGGAGCAGCCATGCTTGTCCCAGACAGCATTGCAAAGCTCTCACCTGAAAGGTAGTCAATACAAAAGTAAAAAGTTATATACTATTGTTTTATAGGACAAAGGAGAACTTTGTCACTTATGAACCAAACAAAGTTACAGATGATTTCAAATCACTATTAATGTTACCAACTCTCTGTGCTTCAAAGGTCTACCTTGAAATTCTACTGAGTCTGCGCCCACAGAACTCCAAGCAGCCCATATAGAGTTTCCAGGAGCTACCAAATTGGGTTTCATTATGTCTGCAATATCGAAAGAATTGTCTTCTGGATCCGGCCCTCTAGCAGAGTAATACATGACCTTTGGAGAGATATTACTGTAGTTTGCTTTTGTACCACCACAAATGGCTGCAACTGCTCCAAATTTGATAATTTTCCCCGTCGTGATATCTCTCTCCAAGGAACGATTGTAGTATTGGATAAAGGCCTGCCACATATATCAGAAAGCCTTATTAAAAATGCCAAGAGAGAAATGTCAACCCTCTAAATGTATGTCCATGTAGCAACATCCATTTTGCCGATTACACTTTTTAATAGAAAATAATTAAATAAATACATAAACAGAAAACCACACCTTGGAATCCTCCGGGGAAGAAATTATGATGCCAGGCATTTTCATTGGAGTTGGGTTGAGCTGAAAACCAATCATAAAGGAATCCATATAAAAAACAACACCAACTGCACTTAAATTTTGCGCTGTTTGTAAGGCTTGCTGTATTGTGGACATTCCAAGCACAAATCGAATTGAGTAGCTGCAAATCAAGACGTTTCCCTGGACCAGATCCTGATTGAAGTTGCTTGAGTCTTGGCATTCACTTACATACATATCATCTGTAACTGTTGTGTCATTATTCAAAGCATGCATTGCAGAAATCAGTGTGTACACTGTATCATTCTGTGTAGCAGCTGAAACAGAAACAGAAACTTATTAGGTTCACCTTTCATTTTAACTGGTTGCAGTCATAGTTCACAACCTCACATGCAAGTTGCGATGCCATGCATGAAGATTCTAACGATGAAGATAATTCGTAAGGAACAGATAAGTAATGTAATACTTTAGAAGGCAACGAATCTGTCTAAAACGTTAAAGTCTGCCGAAGATTATGGGTACAATTACAGTTTCCATGCATAAAAATGGCTATTTAACAATGAACTGACTTTGTTCAACTCTATGTAAGAAATGGGTAGAATTACAGCTCAAATATTTAAGTAACCTAAAAATGTTCGTTGAAGGATCAATCTGCTAGTGACATATAACTGGAGAAAGGAACCAAGCTTATTCTTTAGAAATCAAGGTTATCTCCAAGTTCAAGTAGGCATACAGAACACGCAGCATTAGGTACCGAACATATCAATATTCGATATAAACATTTATAAATATACACAGACACATATATTGCAGATTCTGCTTCTTATATATATATATATATACGATTTTTCTCAACTGCGGACATCCGCACCAAAGTTTTGGCGCGGATTTCCATTTTTGCACCACTTTTGGATCGAATTTCCTCATCTCCACCGTCTAGTATCTAGATAATATTGTGTAGATCATCTCTGTAAAATTTCAGCCAATTTGGTAATCGTTAAGGCCCTCAAACTCGAAAAACAAATGGACGGACTGAATTCTGTCCGGTTCATGTTTATACCAGAAAAACACAATTTTGAGGGCCTTAACGATCACCAAATTGGTTGAAATTTTGCAAAGATGATCTACACAATATTATCTAGATACTAGATAGTGGAGATGAGGAAATTCGATCGAAAAGTGATGCAAAAATGGAAATCCGCACCAAAACCATTGGTGCGGACGTCCGCAGCCGAGAAAGGCTGTATATATATATATATATATAATTTTTGTTATAAACATGAACAGTTCAAGTTCGATAGAATTATGTTCATCCATTGGTTTAATCGAGTTTGAGTGCCTTAATGATAACCAAATTGGCTGAAATTTTGCAGAGATGATCTATACATTAATATCTAAATACTAGACGGTGGAGATGTGAAAATTCGATTGAAAAGTGAATGTAAAGTGGAAATCCATACCGTAAGAATAAATGCGGACATCCGCACCTGAGAAAATCTGTGTATATACACTACTTACAGTGTTTTTTATATTAATCACTGATTCCGCCTCCTATTTGACTGTGTCTTCTATTTTAATAATTTTATTCTAAAGAACACACTTGATATGGGTACATGTATAGCAAGTTCTGCTCTATGATGCACCAGTATTGTAGCTTTCACCAAGCACCAGCATACAATATAAGCTATCACATTCATTATTTTAGACATCCTAAAAAAAATGGAAAAAAGATGAGCTTTGGTAAAAGAAAAAGAAATCATTTAGAAATCTCAAAACCTTTACATACTAGTGATCAATCATTGATGCATACCACAGAAGATCCAAATATAATGCTCACAAAATTTGATGGACCTTGATTCTTTTTAGGAAAAAAACATAAATATATAGACCTATTTTTATTAAGAATAGTGACCCAGTCTATCAGTTCACAAGAATGAAAGGCTTAGTGTAATGAGTACTGTTGTTAAATGATCCTATAGGCAAAATAAATAAATAAAAGAACATAAATTGAGCAATAAGCAGCAGGGAACAAACTTACGTGCAAGTCCAACTCCAGGAATAGTGACGTTGTTGCCAAGTGTTATAGAGTTGCTGTAGGTTCTGTCATGAGAAGCAGAACCAACAGTGAAGATCCATGGACTGAAGGAAGACATGCTTTTGGGTGATGGTCCAGTATTTCCTGCTGCTTGGACAACAAATATACCAACCTTTACAGCTGATAGTGATGCCATATCTATGGGGTTGAAAAATGTTGCAACTCCGGGAGGACGTCTATTGGGAGTGATTGACAAGCTTATTATGTCAACCCCATCCTGGGCAGCCTGAAATGCAAATACATTATCAAGATCAAATATTCAAGAACTGGCAAATGATACATATAAATAAGATTGTTTTTCGTTTTGGTTAAGAAACCCCACTGAAGATACATCAGCTGTTTGATAGGTTATAGTTTTCAGAAATGCCAAGCATATTGCAGATACCTGGTCTATTGCGGCAACAACATCAGCAGCAAAGCCTCCAAAGCTTTTGTACAATGCCTTGTAAACAGCAATGCTGGAATAAATAGGCATGTGATTAAGACAGTATAACCGAATATGCTCACAATTCAACCATACCAAAAAGGGCCACAGAGTGGAAAGGAAAAAAACGACTGTATGTATCTAATTGTACCAGCAGCATCAAACATAACAGGAATATATAAAGAGACTCAGATCTAGATTAATTACTGTGATCGAGGAGCCATCCCACTTGCATGTCCAAACTGATGCCCAGCAACAACAACTGGAATTCCATGGTTCCCTGCAGCAATGGAAGCAGTGTGCCTGTAAATTCAAAATTAGATCCATCAACTACCTTTTGAAATGGAAGCTAACCAACTTTTACATATCATCTTGTATAGCATTTTCAAGATTTCTTTACTGTCGTTGAAGTGTCATAAAGAAGCTAAACATTGGCTGTCCTGAAAATGTAAATTAAAGGCATGTAAACATTTCAAATATTCCATGTTGTACTGGTTTACTACTTTTTTCTCAGGGAAATCAAGTAAACTTACGTGCCATGGCCATCACCATCAAAAGGAGAAGCATAGTCCTGGGATATATTGAAAACACCCCTGGTTATAGCAGATGCTGCAAAATGGCGGGCCGCTATAAGCTTCCTATTGCATGAACCAGATGGAAAATCTCGAGTAACCTCACATACGCCCGAGAAATGAGCCGGAACTGGATATGGGTGTTTAGAATTATCAGCAAAACTACTGTGTGTTGGATCAATGCCAGTATCAATAAACCCAATCACAACCCCTTCTCCGGCTGATTTAAATCCACCTTCTTGAACCCATGCTCCTTGTGGTAATCCCAAGAACTGAGGTGTATGGGTTGTTGCAGTTCTAACAGAGAAATCCAGGACCACATTTGCAACTTCTCTCCTCCTGGAAAGCTTATTAACCTACAAAATTCTCAAATGTCACCCGATTAGGAACTTCTGTTGAAGTGCATCTTTTCACAAAAAGCCAAATGATGTTCCATTTAACAAGAAGATGTGAATTTGAAATTACACATGTTAATTGACAGCCAAAGTTAGGTATTAACACTTCATATACTTAGAGCACAGTTGGACATATCATAAGAATTATCACCCTATGAAAAAACATGATAGTAGTTGTTTAAACAATAGTGAGATTGTACTGGTGATATACCTGATCCGGGGTAACAAGCACAGCAAATCCATTAATTAAGTAGTGGTAGCTGTACAGCTTCAGATATTTCTCCCCTTTCAATGCCCTTCTCAATAATGAATCATGAACTCGAGCAATGTATGAGCCATACTTAGGATCCGTTCTTGAGATATTTATAGACCTAACAAAAATTCATGTAAAAGCATCATCAATCAAGTTAAAGGTCCTAACAAGCAACCTGAAAATAATTAGAGACAAAAGGGAACAATGAGGAATTCAGGATAAAGAAAAGGGAAAAGAAATAATAATCATTGAATTTTGCACAATAATTAAGACGAAGAATTTATCTTTGAACATGATGAAGGCCGCTATCCTGTAATGGGTAGCAATATGATCAGTATAATTTTCCACACGTTCGAAAGAAACAATATGTACAGACAGCATATTGAAAAACAAACAACAAAGGACCCCATGACTGAGACGCTGAAGCAGGTGAAAAATGTTTCTATTTCCTCGAGAATTCAAGTTCCTATACTACAAACGATGAGAGCAATGTTAAACCTGATCCATCACACAACCCTGTGCAAATACCCAAATCAATTTCTCCCCAATTGAGTACATATTTTCATGTATCTAATCACAAATTGAAAACAAAATTCAACAACTCTAATTAGTACTAGTTCTATTTGGATCACAATTGAAATACCACTACAAGGTGTAAACTAAACAAAGAAAATAAATCCAATCAAATTATTTCAAACTGAAAGTAAAGATTGGAAATTGAAGAGCAGAAGAATACCTTGGTTTGTGAATGCTCAACCGCTCAGTATCTCCATTCAAACCTTGACTGTTCTTTCTAGCTTCAGCCAAGTAATGAGCAATAGGAGCTTGTTTAAGAGTGACAATATACACAGCAGAGATGTTATCAGAATCTTCATCATCCTGACACCAAGAGCTCAAAACCATCCCCAAAATAAGTAACACCACCAAATGCACCCCATGAATTCTTCCCATTTTCAGACCCAAATCCCAAGACCCTCAAATCCACAGAAAACAGAACTTTCCCAGATGAGCAAAAACGCCTCAAAGCTCAAGTCTTTCAACAACCCAAGTGCTCCATTTGCAAAAAGCTAGCTTCTTTACTGCAAGCTAGCTTCTTTACTGCAACATGTGCAGATTGTGAAGAAGAAGAAGAAGAAGAAGAAGAAGAACCACAAAACCAGAGA from Fragaria vesca subsp. vesca linkage group LG3, FraVesHawaii_1.0, whole genome shotgun sequence harbors:
- the LOC101290939 gene encoding nuclear transcription factor Y subunit B-6-like codes for the protein MERGGFHGYQKTQNASSGLTLSEINMKLAEINYSTKNNAAITNNGGATDDNECTVREQDRFMPIANVIRIMRKILPPHAKISEDAKETIQECVSEYISFITGEAKRCQREQRKTITAEDVLWAMSKLGFDDYIEPLTLYLHRFREMEGDRGSMRAESTLIKTTGGTRAAMTAAEYHAAAAAGSFAAGFAPFHHHHGFFGYLKNGAGTSLSHQALANGDHLQASSHSQ
- the LOC101291223 gene encoding subtilisin-like protease-like — translated: MAIPEAIPDPSPITIPLLIKTQIDRDYYCVHLVVLLILGMVLSSWCQDDEDSDNISAVYIVTLKQAPIAHYLAEARKNSQGLNGDTERLSIHKPRSINISRTDPKYGSYIARVHDSLLRRALKGEKYLKLYSYHYLINGFAVLVTPDQVNKLSRRREVANVVLDFSVRTATTHTPQFLGLPQGAWVQEGGFKSAGEGVVIGFIDTGIDPTHSSFADNSKHPYPVPAHFSGVCEVTRDFPSGSCNRKLIAARHFAASAITRGVFNISQDYASPFDGDGHGTHTASIAAGNHGIPVVVAGHQFGHASGMAPRSHIAVYKALYKSFGGFAADVVAAIDQAAQDGVDIISLSITPNRRPPGVATFFNPIDMASLSAVKVGIFVVQAAGNTGPSPKSMSSFSPWIFTVGSASHDRTYSNSITLGNNVTIPGVGLAPATQNDTVYTLISAMHALNNDTTVTDDMYVSECQDSSNFNQDLVQGNVLICSYSIRFVLGMSTIQQALQTAQNLSAVGVVFYMDSFMIGFQLNPTPMKMPGIIISSPEDSKAFIQYYNRSLERDITTGKIIKFGAVAAICGGTKANYSNISPKVMYYSARGPDPEDNSFDIADIMKPNLVAPGNSIWAAWSSVGADSVEFQGESFAMLSGTSMAAPHVAGLAALVKQKFPNFSPSAIASALSTSASLYDKTGGPIMAQRAYAFPDQNQSPATPFDMGSGFVNATGALNPGLIFDSSYDNYMSFLCGINGSAPVVLNYTGHSCWVYNSTINAGDLNLPSITIANLNQSRTVLRTVINVAGNESYSVGWSAPFGVSLKVSPSHFYIASGETQVLSVFFNATSNSAAASYGRIGLFGNQGHVVNIPLSVIVKITYNTTINS